Below is a genomic region from Belonocnema kinseyi isolate 2016_QV_RU_SX_M_011 chromosome 4, B_treatae_v1, whole genome shotgun sequence.
NNNNNNNNNNNNNNNNNNNNNNNNNNNNNNNNNNNNNNNNNNNNNNNNNNNNNNNNNNNNNNNNNNNNNNNgcttctacgggccttcctgaacgtggttcgtcacttattgatgtacgaccacgcttaaattcatttacccagttataaaccgttgctaaggcagagGCAGATATGCCATGAACTgaatccaattcattttttatctcatatggagttaaaccctttaaatgaaaatgtttgtttaccgctctgaactcgttttttttcatttttcttaacgaacaattttttttttcaattgcttataaaaacacgtaaactcagaagatgtggactgtgactgcaccatatatctagtcggcagtggtgctgactgaaaacagatgatttggagcgattcgcgcgccatctgttggtcattctaaggacttattgaactaccctcgtagaaattcaatttttttatctcaaaatatttttgttaaaaaaatgattttttccgaCGCCTAATATCTCGGAATTTATgcgtgataaataaaaaataaaatttatcaaatttatttttttcgaataaaaaaaacttaattgtctGTCTATGTTGACAAAGTCAATTGCAGTTAAAAGGCATTGACTCAAACTTTAAAACCACGTTCGTTATTCATATATCACTTTGCATCTTTTTTAGCCTTGTTTTCGTCGCCGGGAGTGGGTGTTAATCAGggaaattgcacccgctcccagggaaatcgcggtaaaattttatccacaaccacgtctcacgaccgtgatataggtggttacagtctgtcacggaatcaataagacgatcgagcaaaagcctcgtgcacccttaTAACAAGGAGCGagccaaggactaccgccttctgcatttttcccatatcaggcctcgagtgagcagcagaaacaattttcgagaatataaagttccagtatatgcagcacttcccattctcgataattcccttgatttccctaggagcatttagaagagcgataataaggttaatgccgtaagagtgacagagatggtaataaagcactcttagtgccgcattgtgcttttgaatgtaggtcgttccggcgtgagttggacaactagatagtatgtgagctaaatgctcggatgtgcatggcacgcccagCAGTCATCCTCAGGAATggcttagctcaaaatgtggcgacgatatgttaagatggaaataacaccatcttggcatgcaaaaatgaaaccctccgaaCCAGAATTCAATCCGGGTTTTTCGCTTGTGCTTTCttgatccgggctttcaggagagagtactcgagatagataagatttgatgcattttgctcacccctaatactgaagttaagtccgaatgtttccgttgctttgtacagaaacgcgcCTTTGCTTACTTCTTCGTGATTGcagaccattttaagaagagggtctcttccattttcaactccatgtgctgtacctagaataatcttgttgtgaagacattcaagactcaatattccgcgactaccTGGAAGGCGTGAGATGTGCAGTCGCTGAACAGAAGActtaaaattcatgcttttgttcatgtgcgtaacctttcttgtcccgatatcaagggatctgagctcgttctttgtctatggaactactctaaatgaatagagtactaccaggacggcaagcatgttcgttgcagataccttgttcctcgccaacagttcggagGACCAAATCCTCCGGATGAGAAGTtcgtatctgcttcgaagagtatcctttatatatgtcacatcctgaatgcggttctgtggcacgcccaggtatgtataagtctctccagcacaaaggtgtcgtatagcgcttctatcaacgagctcaggatcttcagggatacaattaagtttttctcgcttcaaataaactttggcgcatttgtcaaacccaaattccattccaatttctttagtatatcgttcgacgatccctagagctagatgtagctgctctttgtttttagcatagatcttaagatcgtacttgtaaaatacatgagtgaccttgtacttttgatcttcAGGTTTGCTGCGCAAGTACCCGTCGGgatggcaaagtgctagagatagtggcaataatgtaaggcaaaagaggagtgggctcatggtgtcgccctgaaagacacctctctgaaaggtgaccttgttagttgtcataagattctttccagatgagatagtaaatctggttttccaaagcggcatcaatctctctatgcaccttactatttgcggatgaacctttaagatttccaaaagacaaatgataagtctatgagaggtcgaatcgaaagctttccgataatcaatccaggccatcgataggtcacgctggtagaaagCTGCATCTTTGCAtaaacatctatcgatgagcaggttctcccgacatccagctacgcctttctttgagcttcgatgttcatacatttcttgccccacaggttcaattgccggaacaatcctatcattcaggatagctgcgaatatcttataaagtatgATTGGCCTGTATTTCTCGGGGTCAGCtaatttgcctattttcggcaggagtattttgcacccttccaccaaccactccagaatcggctcttccgactttaaatatgaggagaaaatacaggccaaatgctgatgggttgaagaaaacttcttccaccagaaggttttgatacaatctcgtCCCGGTgccgaatagttcttcatccctcttaatacttttttcacctcctcggtagagATGAATGGGCATTCTTTACCAGGTGTTATAAGgacatcacatagctccttgaagttgtttatattttctgagtcttcgttcattctatgctgcatttcgtagacttctctccaaaatatttcgaactCCTCGGGTTTGGGTGGGTGtccgacagtaactggagggtcttggaagactcgagatgggtcagagagaaactgttgattttctctgacccacctatccctccgctctagacttctcttagcgtcagatagtatccgtattatctcaacaatatgctgcctgatggtcagcagctttgactttttaagtgtgtaataacgggtccggggttcgcgcgcgaacttttgaacctgggcgataaaattcctaccagatgtgattTAGTCAGTCACAcaatgaatgcgggacgcgtactgtcttacccagcctatctttgtagcaagttgatgcattcgccttttggtcttatgatcaaccgttggttttgttttacggttcgcatcggccaaagctctcgctgccgtatacacacaataatttatAGCTCAGAGGTCAGATTCGTCGGAAAAATGTCCAAgaggctcgtcatccatttcagcaagatctttaggcttgagagaaacctttgtGTTGATGTTTCTACGGGTCATAAAGCACCTCTCTTCCTCTaatggatgcctgcccgcggttggtcttagtgtcgcctcttttttTCTGTTGCCGGGTTGTTttagctgtagtagagtaggcgtttcgcttacatagcccctattttggagtagttcagcatgatttCTCAGACGCTGCTGCGAAAactgcgatagctccgggtgtttctcgcaccacagagcatgcagtcgtgccatgtaaccgcgttccggggccacactcgcatcgtagcaccctagcaagtcgtaattgagtcgctccgtccacccaaggGTCGCGATATtccgccaatccatcgcattgaatccattttcattggctcccccagctctagattcgtcggcattgttggccgacccattgttgggaACCCTGCgccttctgttgttttgaaccgcacttactacaagtaTGTTTAGTGTTTTCGTTGTTTTTCCCACAAGAAGataaggaaaggggttcgtccatccttgtagagccacgcatgaaaggataaggctgcgtactctgagaggtcacccggtatcccaaagtcaccgttctagacacctcatccacgtgccattcagctttcagcacagttttcacacctccgcttgggtgttaattccttcaggactaCCCCTGGGCAATTcgttcgcgactgcctatttatttttgtaaccatattcagcagaaacccttggtacagggaccctctttccgcaacccgaggacgcgttcggtggcNNNNNNNNNNNNNNNNNNNNNNNNNNNNNNNNNNNNNNNNNNNNNNNNNNNNNNNNNNNNNNNNNNNNNNNNNNNNNNNNNNNNNNNNNNNNNNNNNNNNagccacaaccacgtctcacaaccgtgagacaggtggttacagtctgtaaaggaatcaacacgacgatccagcaaaagccttgtgcaccctaagaacacggagtaacccaaggacaaccaccttctccatttttcccgcaagtgttctagcatattgttgacacgcagggatgcttttttggccgttagcaagtgaaagcttggcacctccaagagcgccgatgataaggacgatcagtttagcaggatattccgggtacaatcgtttcaactcccttataaggtctcgatacctctctctttcttttcattctccttggctatgatgcttttgtcagctggtgccgaaaattctataacgaacatggttcgcttctcgaattcaagaagaaccatgtcaggcctggagtaagcaacagaaacaattgtcgagaatataaagttccagtatatgtggcacttcccattctcgacaattgactcaatttccctaggagcatttaaaggagcgatattaaggtgaatgccgtaggagttacagagatggtaataaagcactcttggtgccgtattgtgcctttgaatgtaggtcgttcccgcgtgtgttggacaactagatagtatgtgagctaaatgctcggggtgtgcatggcacgccctgcagctatcatcgggaatgtctttgctcaaaatatggcgacggtatgttaaggtggaaatgacaccgtcttggcatgcaaaaatgaaaccctccgtaccagaattcaatccgggcgatttaaggaaagcaaactcaCGATGAAATACTTTACTACTGTAGATACTATTAATCATCAGATAGGTCATCTCCAGCTGAAATGTTTCTTTGACCAGCCAATGTTAAACAGTAATAGAACTACCATGTATTCCTTCTGTAATCCTAGTgtataattttgaaccgaaaaataaaaacaccttatttaaaataaaaacttcctataaaatttattttgtgatcAGCAAGTCCTAATTATACAAAAACTATAAGTTTTGATGATATCCAATTAAATATGCTTGTAATATTTAGGCACTAGTTATTTCTCGTTAAGTAACAATACAAATTCGCTCagaacattgtattttatttatggAACTCATGGGAAGCAAAAGTTTTTCACTTCGAATATTTGATGCTTCTCTAACTCTTTTTAAATACAAaccattctatttgaaaaaaaaaagaacagttgcCCTTTTGATGATGTACAACTTCTTGCTACTTTTTTTACGGATATCGTACAAATAGGAAACTCTTCGTTCGAATcaggattttcaacaacaacaaatttcccattttttacattctcatcgtttctgattcagaaagtattagaattgtccgaaatttgacatcacagtttttcaacgaacctccacgtttcgagatcccgtgaatccgaaaatcaggtttttacgatggcgtctgtctgtctgtccgtccgtccataaacacgataactctcgaaaaaaaagCGGATTGAAtgcatctttggcacactttttttaggtcctaaaagaaatgaCGAGTTCGTTAAGcagccatttttgatcaaaattcaaaaagagagcgcattttgaaaattttttagaccactttttctgaatttgaaaattctatgggctgatatttatagtattaaaaaaaacaatttacttcaatgacttttttcaatgaacagaaaattcacagaattattgcgtttccaaatcttttaaaatcaaccgaaaatcaaaattttaagccaaaaaacgcacgatataaaaaaaagtcaatgcaagaaaaaaatttctttttgaaagccctacaagattgtcataacaatcttttggatttttttgaaaaatcaaacattcaaattttgattgcacaaaaaataatgaaaaatcaaaattttcattttgtggacaaactatgtaggatacgaaaaaagatgaatcaacaaaaattcttatctcaacaaaaatctacaatttcgttaagaatcacttcttgataggaagcgtactttttgttttatgtgtgaaaaataacattgaacatAAATTATGCAGGAGGCAGTGATACCTGTAAATATAATACGACCTACAGTAAAAAATCGCTGGAGAAAAGCagcaatttttcaatagaatacaaCAATTTCAAACACAATGGAAGGTCGACTCTAAATAACATAGATAACTTTTCTATGAGCGCAAACGAAAATCGTAAGCTTTCATATACAGTTTACTCAAGATACACCATATAtatgttttatttacgttaacgTTGAGGATTTTCATGCTCATATTCAGTTTTCCCAACATTCTTTGCAACCTGCTCATCAGCGAAATCTAATCCACATCCCCGTACTGTACCGAGATAAGCACCTTTTTCGCTATTATATGGAATCGTCACACGGTGCAACCTAATCGCATAAAGCTGGCCAAAAGTATAACACATCTTGTACTCAGCCtttctttaatcaattttgaagtcCAGCACGTCATTTAAGGActtttatttttgactttttggCCACATTTTCGGATTTTGCCCACTGTGTGTCACGATGTTAATTTTTCTGTTCTTTTattagtatatttttatatttagtatattatattatattagtatatttttattaatttttgcagtttgaattttataagaatgtccaaatgttacattaatacgttgttattcagaaatttaaattcctctttttcccacACTAGATTTTAATGAACGCAGAGACGTGACGAAAGATGTAATAAATTGTCAAATGATAGAACAAGGTTTTGATAACTTGGGATCTTTGGATGAAAACTGCATAATTGAGGATCTAAGAGACAAAACAGATGTCGTGGTTATCCTGCTTGATGAAGTGGAATTAATTGACCCGACTTCACAACCAAGCAATGACGATGATTTCGGTAATTTAGCATTTCAGCTTTTTTCGTAAAACCGGACTCCttgctaaatattcaaaaacaattgctttttttctctttttagtcACTCTCCTAAgtgattgtatttttattttttgcttcttttCTCCCCTCAAGTTTTaacaacgttttttatttttagaatctttCGACCCCAATTACATGCCTTCTACTGAAGATGAAACAGTTACGGAAGGTACCAGAAACAATTCTTTatctaattttgtaaatgtttcggGACTTGTACTCGCTCAAGGACAATCGGCCCCGAGACCTTCAACGATGAGAGTGACCGACCCAAAAAAAGTTGCCAAAAAGAATGCGTGCAAATTTTGCCACAAAAAATACCATAAACTAAAAAGGCACCTTGTTACTGTCCATCGAAAGGAAGAGGAAGTGATGCATGCACTTTCGCTTCCAATGGCTGCAAGTCACGTTATTTTTGAAAGCCTACAAAATCAAGGTCGCTGAAATCGTAAAATATGATAAAGTCCTCATCCTTTACGGAAATGAGCTGTGCCACAAATATCGGAAAGGCTTCAATGAAAATATGATAAGAAGTCAGCTGCGTTTGTTGGCGCGGGTTTTTATTGCAGCAAATAGGCTCAATAAGGAAGTATCTAATATAGAGACGCTTATACAGgccaaatattttgatattttcatttcTGCAGTGAATATCGTCGCTGGATTGGATGAGGAACGGTCTGCATACAAAACGCCTTCCTCAGCAGAAAAACTGGGCACTTATATGAAAGAGGCTGCAGAACATTTTAAGGCTCACTGCATCATGACAAACAATAAGGAGAAGAAGAACCTGACCAAGGATTTTTTGTTCGTTCTTGGCAAAAGGTTAGCGTCAAGAGTGTGCAGAACAGCTGCCGAGACTAAAGTTCTGCTCGATTGTCAAAAAAAATCGAGATTCCCCTCTCGGAGGATATTAGAAAactctattattatttaaatcaaaatagagAGCAAGCTCATAATGATATAGTCGAGAATGGATATAGTAAGGAAAATTGGCTAAGGTTAGCCAAAATGACACTCATATCCATGCTCCTATTTAATCGTCGACGGCCTGGCGAGATGGAAAGACTGCGCATCGACGACTTTCTACATTATTCAAAAATAGATCGGATAAACGACAAAGAGCTATACAACTCAGCTACACCGGAAGAGCAAGCAATCTTCGACGTATTGTCTCTGTAGTTTTGACGAAGGAACTGGTAGACAGCACGAAACTTTTAATCTCAAACAGGAAACACACAGGAATCACGGAAAAAATCCGTATATTTTTGGACTCCCTAGCCTAAATTCAAAACGGAACAGGTTTTTGGGAGCCTGCTATCTAATGAGAGAGATAAGCCTATTATGCGGTGCCGAAAAACCGCACCTCTTACGTGCTACACAGTTGCGAAAACATATTGCAACAGTTAGCATGAAAGCCTCAAATGCGGAAGTGAGGAATTTGGCAAACCATATGGGACACCATGATGACATCCATCTCAACATATACAGGGTACCCGTTCCGGTCTTGGAGATGCTAAAGGTCGTACATCTTCTTGAATCGGCTCAGTGCCGAGATAAAGCACAGCTCGAGTCGACAATACAAGAGGACGAGAGTGACGATGAGGCTGAAGATAGTGCTCAAGAGGTCTCGGAAGATGAGGACAAAGCCGTCAGATCGGTGTTGGAAGAGACAACAGTCATAAAAAAGTgacgaaactaaaaaaaaacaatccaaGAAGAAAAAGAAGCTGAGACCACAAATGACAGCGACAGTGAGATGTCCGAAGACTCATCGAAAAGACCGAAagcaaaaggttttttttaatgtttatattttctcatattatacgaaatttaaaatattattacactttttttaacttttctagattCTGTGGTTCGAAACGCTATTAAGCGCAATCCTTGGTCCCAAGAAGAGAAGGACAAGGTTTTGGAACTTTTCGGAACATACTTACATAAACAAAAATCTCTCCCTCCAAAAAAAAAGTGCTGAACGCAATAGAAAATCATCCCGTTATAAGAAATCGCACAGATCTCCAAATAAAAGCGTGGCTTAATAATCAGCAAAGAACGTAAGTACACTggtaaaacccatttttaaagaaaattatatcgcacacgttatttatagataaaaaataactaaatgaaGATAAGTTATTACATTTgattgatttaaacatttttatgcagaTTTATTTTGACTCGCTAATCACGAAAAtgatagtacgagggtagttcaataagtccttagaatgaagtataaaaacaattttttttgggtacatttttttatttttcaacataatctccttggagctctatacacNNNNNNNNNNNNNNNNNNNNNNNNNNNNNNNNNNNNNNNNNNNNNNNNNNNNNNNNNNNNNNNNNNNNNNNNNNNNNNNNNNNNNNNNNNNNNNNNNNNNgagagcaaacgcggcacccatcttgccgatagctttttcatgcctaatttttcatgtagaattgaaacaactgcacc
It encodes:
- the LOC117170912 gene encoding uncharacterized protein LOC117170912, whose product is MLFSILVFLCYFIYISQSVLGPITYNLAVDFNERRDVTKDVINCQMIEQGFDNLGSLDENCIIEDLRDKTDVVVILLDEVELIDPTSQPSNDDDFESFDPNYMPSTEDETVTEGTRNNSLSNFVNVSGLVLAQGQSAPRPSTMRVTDPKKVAKKNACKFCHKKYHKLKRHLVTVHRKEEEVMHALSLPMAASHVIFESLQNQGR